One window from the genome of Myripristis murdjan chromosome 6, fMyrMur1.1, whole genome shotgun sequence encodes:
- the ucmab gene encoding putative cartilage matrix-associated protein, translated as MSWTHAALLVLLTVLLALSLSQEADAAAVPDGKDSVKDPRGTLRRIFMQEADASNFFRRRSRRGVKSQDELDAEQRQVRAADERKREFHEEKRNEFESYAEEEHDEQNERTRESTEQWREFHYDGMHPPYEYNRQSI; from the exons ATGTCCTGGACGCATGCAGCCCTTCTCGTCCTCCTCACTGTGCTCCTTGCACTTTCCT TGTCTCAAGAGGCAGATGCTGCAGCTGTGCCTGATGGGAAGGACAGCGTTAAGGATCCACGAG GGACGCTGAGGAGGATCTTCATGCAAGAGGCTGATGCCTCTAACTTCTTTAGGCGTCGCAGCAGAAGGGGTGTGAAGTCTCAGGATGAGCTTGACG CCGAGCAGAGGCAGGTTCGGGCTGCGgatgaaaggaagagagagttCCATGAGGAGAAGAGGAATGAGTTTGAGAGCTACGCTGAAGAGGAGCACGATG AACAAAATGAGAGGACCAGGGAGAGCACCGAGCAGTGGAGGGAGTTCCACTACGACGGGATGCATCCACCCTACGAGTACAACCGGCAGTCCATCTGA
- the camk1db gene encoding calcium/calmodulin-dependent protein kinase 1Db, with product MARENGESSDGSWKKHVDDIKKIFDFKEVLGTGAFSEVVMAREKATGKMVAIKCIPKKALKGKETSIENEIAVLRKIKHENIVALEDIYESSNHLYLIMQLVSGGELFDRIVEKGFYTEMDASRLIRQVLDAVNYLHSMGIVHRDLKPENLLYFNPHDESKIMISDFGLSKMEGTGDVMATACGTPGYVAPEVLAQKPYSKAVDCWSIGVIAYILLCGYPPFYDENDSKLFEQILKADYEFDAPYWDDISDSAKDFISCLMEKDPEKRFTCDQALQHPWIAGDTALCKNIHESVSRQMRKNFAKSKWRQAFNATAVIRHMRRLQLGTSFGSNIHSANPSSNTQSRAPAKSQSVDCAPLSLKDCAPMGPLPSAVKVYNQDSNTPSPVREEPSVVAEQSRPRPSTVTVIHTGTK from the exons tGGTGCATTTTCCGAAGTGGTGATGGCTCGGGAGAAGGCCACAGGAAAGATGGTTGCAATAAAATGCATCCCCAAAAAAGCGCTGAAGGGGAAGGAGACCAGCATTGAAAACGAAATCGCTGTGCTTAGGAA GATAAAGCACGAGAATATAGTGGCTCTGGAGGACATCTACGAGAGCTCCAACCACCTGTACCTCATAATGCAGCT GGTGTCTGGAGGTGAGTTATTTGACCGCATCGTGGAGAAAGGCTTCTACACAGAAATGGATGCCAGCAGGCTCATCCGGCAGGTCCTGGACGCGGTAAACTATCTCCACTCCATGGGCATAGTGCACCGAGACCTCAAG CCTGAGAACCTGCTGTACTTCAACCCACACGATGAATCAAAGATCATGATCAGTGACTTCGGCCTGTCTAAGATGGAGGGAACAGGTGATGTGATGGCCACTGCCTGTGGGACTCCCGGATACGTGG CTCCTGAGGTTCTCGCTCAGAAGCCCTACAGCAAAGCTGTGGACTGCTGGTCTATTGGGGTCATCGCCTATATTCT GCTGTGTGGTTACCCTCCTTTCTATGACGAGAATGATTCAAAGCTCTTTGAGCAAATTCTCAAGGCAGACTATGAGTTTGACGCACCATATTGGGATGACATATCGGACTCTG CCAAAGACTTCATCAGTTGCCTAATGGAGAAGGACCCAGAGAAGAGGTTCACATGTGACCAGGCCCTTCAGCACCCCTG GATTGCCGGGGACACTGCTCTCTGCAAGAACATTCACGAATCGGTCAGCCGACAGATGCGCAAAAACTTTGCCAAAAGCAAATGGAGG CAAGCCTTTAATGCCACGGCTGTGATTCGCCACATGAGGCGCCTGCAGCTGGGCACCAGCTTTGGCAGCAACATCCACAGTGCCAACCCCTCATCCAATACCCAGAGCCGGGCTCCAGCCAAGAGCCAGTCTGTGGACTGcgcccctctctccctcaaGGACT GTGCCCCTATGGGCCCTTTGCCCTCTGCTGTTAAAGTCTACAATCAGGACTCCAACACCCCGTCTCCTGTACGGGAGGAGCCGTCAGTGGTGGCGGAGCAGTCACGGCCACGACCTTCCACGGTTACCGTCATCCACACGGGGACTAAATGA